One genomic window of Lytechinus variegatus isolate NC3 chromosome 1, Lvar_3.0, whole genome shotgun sequence includes the following:
- the LOC121413415 gene encoding malignant T-cell-amplified sequence 1-like, whose product MFKKFVAKENVSGVTQMKSSAIRGVRARLVEDYPGLGEFQDQILPKKESYNLVKCHERIEIIAVGGEPVFFKQRDGPYMPCLKLLHKYPTILPWQQVDKGAIRFVLSGANIMCPGLTSPGAKLAPSEKDKIVAIMAEGKTHALAIGLMKMSSEEIMNVNKGIGIDNIHYLNDGLWHMKQIHK is encoded by the exons ATGTTCAAAAA GTTTGttgcaaaagaaaatgtgtcAGGTGTGACACAAATGAAGTCATCAGCTATACGTGGGGTTCGAGCTCGGCTGGTTGAAGATTATCCAGGGTTAGGAGAATTTCAAGATCAAATTCTACCAAAGAAGGAATCATATAATCTTGTTAAGTG CCATGAGAGGATAGAGATCATCGCCGTTGGAGGCGAACCAGTTTTCTTCAAGCAACGAGATGGACCCTACATGCCTTGTCTCAAGTTATTACATAAAT ATCCAACGATACTACCATGGCAGCAAGTAGATAAAGGAGCTATTCGTTTTGTACTGAGCGGTGCTAACATTATGTGTCCGGGTCTTACATCTCCAGGGGCTAAACTAGCTCCATCTGAAAAAGACAAAATTGTT GCAATAATGGCTGAAGGCAAGACACATGCCCTTGCAATAGGATTAATGAAGATGTCTTCTGAAGAAAT aATGAACGTCAACAAGGGAATTGGGATTGATAACATCCACTATCTCAACGATGGTCTATGGCATATGAAGCAGATTCATAAATAA